A region from the Chrysoperla carnea chromosome 4, inChrCarn1.1, whole genome shotgun sequence genome encodes:
- the LOC123299011 gene encoding 39S ribosomal protein L14, mitochondrial, producing MLLNSISKISSKILITTQQLEKRCIHNTENLNQIIKLTRLRVVDNSEIGKRAMAEGKPPRCIHVYNKVGVGYIGDKVLVAIKGQKKKGILVGLKQNQKPKVPKFDSNNIVLIDDNGTPLGTRIHVPIPTILRTILKEKTQAKGADYTKLLAISTRFV from the exons atgttactaaattcaatttcgaaaataagTTCGAAAATTCTTATAACAACACAACAATTGGAAAAAAGATGTATACACAATAcggaaaatttaaatcaaataataaagttaaCTCGTTTACGAGTTGTTGATAATAGTGAAATTGGAAAACGAGCTATGGCCGAAGGAAAACCACCCCGATGTATTCATGTTTACAACAAAGTCGGAGTAGGATATAtag GTGATAAAGTATTAGTTGCGATCAAAGGACAAaagaaaaaaggtattttagtaggtttaaaacaaaatcaaaaaccaAAAGTGCCGAAATTTGATAGtaacaatattgttttaattgacGATAATGGAACACCGTTGGGAACGAGGATTCATGTACCAATACCCACGATACTTCGAACTATTCTTAAAGAGAAAACACAAGCTAAAGGTGCTGATTATACTAAACTGTTAGCGATTTCAACACGATttgtttag
- the LOC123299012 gene encoding 40S ribosomal protein S19a — MPSVTLKDVDQHKFVKAFAAHLKKTGKMRVPEWVDLVKTGKFKELAPYDPDWYYVRCAALVRHVYIRSPLGVGSVTKIFGGRKRNGTHPSHFCRSSGSVARKALQSLEQLKLIEKAPDGGRKLTQQGRRDLDRIAAQIKARGRKVKQETLVL; from the exons ATGCCTTCAGTAACATTAAAAGACGTCGATCAACACAAATTTGTGAAGGCTTTTGCCGCTCACTTAAAAAA AACTGGTAAAATGCGTGTACCAGAATGGGTAGACCTTGTCAAAACTGGTAAATTCAAGGAATTAGCCCCATACGATCCCGATTGGTATTACGTTCGTTGTGCTGCTTTGGTACGTCATGTGTATATCCGTTCTCCACTTGGTGTTGGATCAGTGACCAAAATTTTCGGTGGACGTAAACGTAACGGAACACACCCAAGCCATTTCTGCCGATCATCCGGTAGTGTAGCCCGTAAAGCTTTACAATCATTAGAACAATTGAAACTCATTGAAAAAGCTCCAGATGGTGGTCGTAAACTTACCCAACAAGGTCGTCGTGATTTAGATCGTATTGCAGCACAAATAAAAGCACGAGGCCGTAAAGTGAAACAAGAAAcacttgttttataa